From one Streptomyces sp. NBC_01478 genomic stretch:
- a CDS encoding MarR family winged helix-turn-helix transcriptional regulator, translated as MDLRQVFDDLVRFETDLWNGIDARLRQECEVTLGGLNVMLVVERAGSCRVNDIAAALSITVGGASQAVDRLEKLGHCTRRPHPADRRSSIVELTAAGRDLVNAAGPVFDRELATRLAAPLPDTALAHLAGALAVLRATTPHTPDSGPAPLTKET; from the coding sequence ATGGACCTGCGGCAGGTGTTCGACGACCTGGTGCGCTTCGAGACCGATCTGTGGAACGGGATCGACGCCCGGCTCCGACAGGAGTGCGAGGTGACCCTGGGCGGTCTGAACGTGATGCTCGTCGTCGAACGCGCGGGTTCCTGCCGGGTGAACGACATAGCCGCCGCTCTCTCGATCACGGTCGGCGGCGCCAGCCAGGCCGTCGACCGGCTGGAGAAGCTCGGCCACTGCACCCGGCGACCCCACCCGGCCGACCGCCGCTCCTCGATCGTCGAACTGACGGCGGCCGGGCGGGACTTGGTGAACGCGGCGGGTCCCGTCTTCGACCGCGAGCTGGCGACCCGGCTGGCTGCGCCACTCCCGGACACGGCACTCGCCCACCTCGCCGGCGCGCTCGCCGTACTCCGCGCCACCACCCCGCACACCCCGGATTCCGGACCGGCACCCCTGACCAAGGAGACCTGA
- a CDS encoding NADP-dependent oxidoreductase — MSPTQARAVRFDEYGDRAVLRVTEVPIPRPAAGEVLVEVRAAGINPGEAAIRSGAMHAMFPATFPSGQGSDLAGVVTELGEGVSDFGLGDEVLGFSWRRSSQATHVVVPVSQLILKPQALSWEVAGALYVVGCTAWAAVEAVAPKPGETVAVSAAAGGVGTVVVQLLAVRGAHVLGIASPANADWLTDHGATPVPYGDDLAGALTAAAPDGIDAFIDLFGPDYVQLAVDLGISRDRIETIISFQKAQELGTKSAGSADASTREVLTEMAELVASGRIEIPIAATYRLDGVRDAFAELEKRHTRGKIVLIP; from the coding sequence ATGAGCCCCACCCAAGCCCGAGCAGTGCGCTTCGACGAGTACGGCGACCGTGCGGTCCTCCGTGTCACCGAGGTGCCGATTCCCCGGCCCGCCGCAGGAGAAGTACTCGTCGAAGTACGGGCGGCCGGCATCAACCCCGGGGAGGCGGCGATCCGTTCGGGCGCGATGCACGCGATGTTCCCCGCGACCTTCCCGTCCGGCCAGGGCAGCGACCTCGCCGGCGTCGTCACCGAACTCGGCGAGGGCGTCAGCGACTTCGGCCTCGGCGACGAGGTCCTGGGCTTCTCCTGGCGGCGCTCCAGCCAGGCCACGCACGTGGTCGTACCGGTGTCGCAGCTCATCCTCAAGCCACAGGCCCTGAGTTGGGAGGTGGCCGGTGCCCTCTACGTCGTCGGCTGCACCGCGTGGGCCGCCGTCGAAGCGGTCGCGCCGAAGCCCGGTGAGACCGTCGCCGTCTCGGCCGCGGCCGGCGGTGTGGGCACCGTCGTCGTCCAACTCCTCGCCGTACGCGGCGCGCACGTCCTCGGTATCGCCTCGCCCGCCAACGCCGACTGGCTCACCGACCACGGCGCGACCCCGGTCCCGTACGGCGACGACCTCGCCGGTGCGCTCACCGCGGCGGCGCCCGACGGAATCGACGCCTTCATCGACCTCTTCGGCCCCGACTACGTCCAACTCGCCGTGGATCTGGGCATTTCCAGGGACCGGATCGAGACGATCATCTCGTTCCAGAAGGCACAGGAACTCGGTACCAAGAGCGCGGGCAGCGCCGATGCCTCCACCCGCGAGGTCCTCACCGAGATGGCCGAGCTCGTCGCCTCCGGCCGTATCGAGATCCCCATCGCCGCCACCTACCGGCTCGACGGCGTCCGCGACGCGTTCGCCGAACTCGAGAAGCGGCACACGCGCGGAAAGATCGTGCTCATTCCTTGA
- a CDS encoding GlxA family transcriptional regulator, whose amino-acid sequence MRVAVVVYDGVFDSGLSVILDVLSNANALGGQIHESSPTWDVTLVGPAPQVRTGAGFLVAPEPLAAADTADLLVVPALAASDAAALLDHVGGEASLPVRELIARTRLRGTPIASACAGTFLLAEAGVLDGLRATTTWWLSPVFRNRYPKVELDPSRMVIGCEGITTAGAAFGHVDLALSIVRAGSPALADLVARYLVVDERPSQAAYTIPSALAHNDPTVAAFEVWIREHLADPISIPEAARAIGVSERTLQRSVQRTVGTSPIRFVQDLRIERASHLLRTTGLSLETISRKVGYEHPNTLRVLLRERTGKTTSALRGSK is encoded by the coding sequence ATGCGGGTAGCGGTGGTCGTCTACGACGGGGTGTTCGACTCGGGGCTCTCGGTGATCCTCGATGTGCTGAGCAACGCCAACGCGCTGGGCGGTCAGATCCACGAGTCGTCGCCCACCTGGGACGTGACACTGGTCGGCCCGGCTCCGCAGGTGCGGACGGGGGCGGGGTTCCTCGTGGCGCCGGAGCCGCTCGCGGCCGCCGATACCGCGGACCTCCTGGTCGTACCGGCGCTCGCGGCGAGCGATGCCGCGGCACTGCTCGACCATGTCGGTGGCGAGGCGTCCCTGCCCGTCCGCGAGCTGATCGCGCGAACTCGCCTTCGTGGTACGCCTATTGCCTCGGCGTGCGCGGGTACCTTCCTGCTGGCCGAGGCGGGCGTGCTGGACGGGCTGCGCGCCACGACGACCTGGTGGCTGTCGCCGGTGTTCCGGAACCGGTACCCCAAGGTCGAGTTGGACCCCAGCCGGATGGTCATCGGCTGCGAGGGCATCACCACCGCCGGCGCGGCCTTCGGCCACGTCGACCTCGCGCTGTCGATCGTCCGGGCCGGCAGCCCCGCGCTCGCCGACCTGGTCGCCCGCTATCTCGTGGTCGACGAGCGCCCGTCGCAGGCGGCGTACACGATTCCCAGCGCGCTGGCCCACAACGATCCCACCGTCGCGGCCTTCGAGGTCTGGATCCGCGAGCATCTGGCCGATCCCATCAGCATCCCCGAGGCGGCCAGAGCCATCGGTGTCAGCGAACGGACCCTGCAGCGTTCCGTGCAGCGCACCGTCGGGACCTCCCCCATCCGGTTCGTCCAGGACCTGAGGATCGAACGCGCGTCGCATCTCCTGCGCACCACCGGCCTCTCCCTGGAGACGATCTCCAGGAAGGTCGGCTACGAGCACCCCAACACACTGCGGGTGCTCCTACGCGAACGCACCGGGAAGACGACGTCCGCGCTGCGCGGCAGCAAGTGA
- a CDS encoding putative quinol monooxygenase, which produces MKVGLLVRVEAKPEYADEVEAMLRGAQELAEQEEGTVTWFAFRESATVFGVFDTFEDEEGRQAHLTGRIAAALGEAARTKLSAPPVIAPVDLLGAKVS; this is translated from the coding sequence GTGAAGGTCGGTCTGTTGGTACGCGTCGAGGCCAAGCCGGAATACGCCGACGAGGTGGAGGCCATGCTGCGCGGCGCCCAGGAGTTGGCCGAACAGGAAGAGGGCACGGTGACGTGGTTCGCGTTCCGCGAGAGCGCCACCGTCTTCGGGGTGTTCGACACCTTCGAGGACGAGGAGGGCCGCCAGGCGCATCTGACGGGCCGGATCGCCGCCGCCCTGGGGGAGGCCGCCCGGACGAAGCTCAGCGCGCCGCCGGTGATCGCCCCGGTGGACCTGCTGGGGGCCAAGGTCTCCTGA
- the eno gene encoding phosphopyruvate hydratase, whose product MTAISRVVAREIIDSRGNPTVEVDVELKDGSLGRAAVPSGASTGAREAVELRDGDPTRFHGKGVRRAVDAVNESIADAVIGLDAENQATVDRTMIELDGTDTKSRLGANALLGVSLATAKAAAAAHRLPLYRYIGGVDARLLPVPMMNIVNGGAHADNPLDFQEFMIAPIGAATFAEAVRMGSEVFHTLRRDLIAAGHSANVGDEGGFAPELRTADEALEFVVHAIEKTGYKPGTDITLVLDPATSEFFHDGVYDYSGEGVRRTPAQHGDYLAELVDRYPIASIEDPMAEDDHDGWRDLTTRLGARCQLTGDDVFCTNETLLSAGIRDGVANSILVKVNQIGTLTETLATVSTAHRAGYTVVMSHRSGETEDTTIADLAVATGCGQIKTGSLSRSDRTAKYNQLVRIEEDLGDQARYAGRAALGLRR is encoded by the coding sequence GTGACCGCCATCAGCCGGGTCGTCGCACGGGAGATCATCGACAGCCGGGGCAATCCCACCGTCGAGGTGGACGTGGAACTCAAGGACGGCTCGCTCGGCCGGGCCGCCGTACCATCGGGCGCCTCCACCGGTGCCCGGGAGGCGGTCGAACTGCGCGACGGCGACCCGACACGCTTTCACGGCAAGGGAGTTCGGCGGGCCGTCGACGCCGTCAACGAGAGCATCGCGGACGCCGTGATCGGGCTCGACGCCGAGAACCAGGCGACCGTGGACCGGACCATGATCGAACTGGACGGCACGGACACCAAGTCGCGCCTCGGTGCCAACGCCCTGCTCGGGGTCTCCCTGGCCACCGCCAAGGCCGCCGCGGCTGCCCATCGACTGCCCCTGTACCGCTACATCGGCGGCGTCGACGCCCGCCTGCTGCCGGTGCCGATGATGAACATCGTCAACGGCGGTGCCCACGCCGACAACCCGCTGGACTTCCAGGAGTTCATGATCGCCCCGATCGGCGCGGCCACCTTCGCCGAGGCCGTCCGGATGGGCTCCGAGGTCTTCCACACCCTGCGCCGCGACCTGATCGCCGCCGGCCACAGCGCGAACGTGGGCGACGAGGGCGGCTTCGCCCCCGAGCTGCGCACCGCCGACGAGGCCCTCGAATTCGTCGTCCACGCCATCGAGAAGACCGGCTACAAGCCCGGCACCGACATCACCCTGGTGCTGGACCCGGCCACGTCCGAGTTCTTCCACGACGGCGTCTACGACTACTCCGGCGAGGGCGTCCGCCGCACCCCGGCCCAACACGGCGACTACCTGGCCGAGTTGGTCGACCGCTACCCGATCGCGTCGATCGAGGACCCGATGGCCGAGGACGACCACGACGGCTGGCGCGACCTGACCACCCGGCTCGGCGCGCGCTGCCAGCTCACCGGCGACGACGTCTTCTGCACCAACGAGACCCTGTTGAGCGCCGGCATCCGCGACGGGGTCGCCAACTCGATCCTGGTGAAGGTCAACCAGATCGGCACCCTCACCGAGACCCTGGCGACCGTCTCCACCGCGCACCGCGCCGGGTACACCGTCGTCATGTCCCACCGCTCCGGCGAGACCGAGGACACCACCATCGCCGATCTCGCCGTCGCCACCGGCTGCGGCCAGATCAAGACCGGTTCGCTGTCCCGCTCCGACCGCACCGCCAAGTACAACCAACTCGTCCGCATCGAGGAGGACTTGGGCGACCAGGCGCGGTACGCGGGGCGCGCCGCGCTGGGGCTGCGCCGCTGA